The region ACTGAGAAAGCTTTTCCAATACTGCTATGGACTTTTAGATTAAAAGGGAAGGTGTATTGGATACCTGCAGAAGGATTGAAAGCATTATAAGTGCTTTTTGATTTTTCTGATTTCAACAGATCATTTTCTTCTACTAGGAAATGTATATTATCAAAACGAGCACCAGCATTAACAAGTAATCCTCCAGTAGTATAGGTTGCCTGAGCAAAAGCGGCATACTTTGCAACCTGATTATCGGGCTGATAAGGGTTAGTGCCAATTATTAACGATGTGGCTTTTTTGAACCGTTCCGAATCATAATCATTCACATCCAAATCGACCCCTGCAAGCATTTTAATTGGTCCAACCTCAAAATTATCGGACAATTTAAATCCATACTCCTTATTCCAAACTCGTAATGACACAAAACCAGTATCGGTGTTATTATCGTAATCCTGCGTTTTCTCCTGACTAAAATATGGAACGAACATTAGGGTATTTTTTTCGGTTACACGCTTTACTGGCATTGTAATATTTAGCCTATCGAAATCCTTCTTGGTCTGCCCGTATGTTCCCCAGTAATTTCCAGGTACGCTAATATCGTAAGCAAAACTGTAGATTGCATTGACACCAACACTCCAAGCATTGTTGAGTTTGTGCATCAATGCTGCATTCACTTCGTTTGATTGATATGTGGAATTCTTCATAGCATCGCCATACGATGCAGAATCAAGCATAGCTTTTTCAGCACTATTCATTTTGAGCAAATTCCTACTACCAATATGGTAATTATTGGTTTGCTCGGTATGCGAGTAACCCAGCCTAAAACTGGTTTTGGCACTTAAACTGGCACCAACATCACCGCTAAGTATCATTGAACCAAAACTTCCGGAGGAGATTGATACCCTTCCCTCTGTTTCCATTGGAGCCGATTTGGTAATAACATTGATAACTCCTCCCATAGCATCGGAACCGTAGAGTGCCGAGTAAGGACCTTTAACAATCTCAATCCTATCGATGTTATCGGCATTAATACTCGCCAAATTGTACGAACCAGAAGGAACTCCGTTGATAAGAATTAGCGTATAGCTGCGTGAGTGAGCGCTAGGTGAAAAACCGCGCATTCCAACCTTTGCCGATAATCCTGGATATTGAATAATATCAATATTTGTAGTTCTTTTAAGAACTTCGGCAACATTGTCAGAAGGTATCGACTTAATCTTTGCACTGCTGATAACCTCAACCTTTTGTGGGATATCCTTTAACTTTGTATTTGCCCTTGATGTGGTTACAGTAACCTCTTCAATATCAACTTTCCTAATTGAATCGGTGGTTTGGGCATGGCCATTCAAAATAAGCAAAAACGAAAAACTAAACATTAATAATTTACGCATTGTTTTAAAAATTTATGGTTAAACAAAAAACTTAAAACCAGCAAGCGCAGTCCGTCAAACCTTTGCCAATAGCAACGCTAAAGCAGTATGACTCTGCAAATACAGATTTTAAATCAACCATAAACTTTCGGCAAACACCAAGTTACTCCTAGGTTGTAATTGGACAATTGAAGTGGTGATTTCTCAATCAATCACATCGCTTTTTATCCCGAAAGCTATGATACTAAAAACAATAAATTGGTAGGTCTTCTGGCTCACCTTACTATCTGAGGCCTTCCCATCCCAATAAATTAGGACAGTGGCAGGGTATTTCAGAAAGCGCATAAAGGCTTACAGCTGCGGGTACAGCTCCGGTTTTGCACCGGATTCCCTTTTAATTCCAAGGTTGATCATTCAACCCATAGAAACCAAATTCAAAACAAAAGTAATACATCTTTTAAATAATCCTTGTAAACCGATATCTTTTTAAAAACCTAAAATTTGATAAAGCCCTCAACTATGAATATCAATTTTTACTAATTTAAAGCTTTAAAAAAATGAACCTATGCTTAAAAATAGATTTGTCCCAATCGTTACCAAACTATCGGTGCTAACATCAATAATAATTCTGATAGTTCTGATAGTTACAGGCTTAATAAGTTACTCAAAACTATCGGAGTTTGGCTATAGGTTCAACGGCGAGCATACCAAAACCGTTGTTAATTTTGCTTT is a window of Tenuifilaceae bacterium CYCD DNA encoding:
- a CDS encoding TonB-dependent receptor, translating into MRKLLMFSFSFLLILNGHAQTTDSIRKVDIEEVTVTTSRANTKLKDIPQKVEVISSAKIKSIPSDNVAEVLKRTTNIDIIQYPGLSAKVGMRGFSPSAHSRSYTLILINGVPSGSYNLASINADNIDRIEIVKGPYSALYGSDAMGGVINVITKSAPMETEGRVSISSGSFGSMILSGDVGASLSAKTSFRLGYSHTEQTNNYHIGSRNLLKMNSAEKAMLDSASYGDAMKNSTYQSNEVNAALMHKLNNAWSVGVNAIYSFAYDISVPGNYWGTYGQTKKDFDRLNITMPVKRVTEKNTLMFVPYFSQEKTQDYDNNTDTGFVSLRVWNKEYGFKLSDNFEVGPIKMLAGVDLDVNDYDSERFKKATSLIIGTNPYQPDNQVAKYAAFAQATYTTGGLLVNAGARFDNIHFLVEENDLLKSEKSKSTYNAFNPSAGIQYTFPFNLKVHSSIGKAFSVPDAFKVAGFYSVSEYFADWDYWWIQNYKGNPDLKPESSVTVDFGLGFTSKNEAFNFDMTFFNTNHTDKIVEYKENDTTFFKNANSALYQGFETMASVDFGKFLSDRYKLELYANLTIMTNCTFEDTKVEGGNTVKFDRDMLYIRKSNGSFGVMFDNYKGFSTRLNARYIGSRLEKDNFASLRPKITVVDYYQKGGYTAADKVLQHPDYLIFDYSVSYTFQKNKKFELTIANLLDENYTEKDGYNMPGRSVMGTFTYNF